One region of Streptomyces sp. NBC_00442 genomic DNA includes:
- a CDS encoding M20/M25/M40 family metallo-hydrolase: MAEVETVDGVTLDEVVDFTSGLIRIDTSNRGGGDCQERPAAEYVAERLCAAGLQPRMLERTKGRTNVVARIEGSDPSADALLVHGHLDVVPAAAADWSVHPFSGEVRDGVVWGRGAVDMKNMDAMVLAVVRAWARHGVRPRRDIVLAFTADEEDSAVDGASFLTDEHPGLFEGCTEGISESGGVTFHAGPGMEVYPIGAGERGTAWLRLTAHGRAGHGSKVNRANAVSRLAAAIARIDAYEWPVRITPTVRASIVELAALHGIDADPDADDFDADELLGKLGPAAALVGPVLRNSANPTMLEAGYKVNVIPGLATGYVDGRTVPGGEAAFRTTMDELTGSDVEWDFYHSGVSLQAPVDSPTYRKLRAAIERFAPEGHVVPYCMSGGTDAKQFSRLGITGYGFAPLRMPAGLDYQALFHGVDERVPVDALHFGVRVLDHYLRSA; encoded by the coding sequence ATGGCTGAGGTGGAGACGGTCGACGGGGTGACGCTCGACGAGGTGGTGGACTTCACCTCCGGGCTGATCCGGATCGACACCAGCAACCGCGGCGGCGGCGACTGCCAGGAGCGGCCGGCCGCGGAGTACGTGGCCGAACGGCTCTGCGCGGCGGGGCTTCAGCCCCGCATGCTGGAGCGCACCAAAGGACGCACCAACGTGGTCGCCCGGATCGAGGGCAGCGACCCGTCGGCCGACGCGCTGCTCGTCCACGGCCATCTCGACGTGGTGCCCGCCGCGGCCGCCGACTGGAGCGTGCACCCCTTCTCGGGGGAGGTCCGCGACGGCGTGGTCTGGGGTCGCGGCGCGGTCGACATGAAGAACATGGACGCGATGGTCCTCGCGGTCGTGCGGGCCTGGGCCCGGCACGGGGTGCGGCCCCGGCGGGACATCGTCCTCGCCTTCACCGCCGACGAGGAGGACAGCGCCGTCGACGGCGCGTCGTTCCTCACCGACGAGCACCCCGGCCTCTTTGAGGGCTGCACCGAGGGCATCAGCGAATCGGGCGGCGTCACCTTCCACGCCGGACCCGGCATGGAGGTCTACCCGATCGGGGCGGGGGAGCGCGGCACCGCCTGGCTGCGGCTCACCGCACACGGCCGCGCCGGCCACGGCTCCAAGGTGAACCGCGCCAACGCGGTGAGCAGGCTCGCCGCCGCCATCGCCCGCATCGACGCCTACGAATGGCCGGTGCGGATCACCCCGACCGTCCGCGCGAGCATCGTCGAACTCGCCGCCCTGCACGGCATCGACGCCGACCCGGACGCCGACGACTTCGACGCCGACGAACTCCTCGGCAAGCTCGGACCCGCCGCCGCCCTGGTCGGGCCCGTGCTCCGCAACAGCGCCAACCCGACGATGCTGGAGGCCGGTTACAAGGTCAACGTCATCCCCGGTCTCGCGACCGGATACGTCGACGGGCGCACCGTACCCGGCGGTGAGGCCGCCTTCCGCACCACCATGGACGAGCTGACCGGCTCCGACGTCGAGTGGGACTTCTACCACTCCGGCGTGTCGCTCCAGGCGCCCGTCGACTCGCCCACGTACCGCAAACTGCGGGCCGCCATCGAGCGGTTCGCGCCGGAGGGCCACGTGGTGCCGTACTGCATGTCGGGCGGCACCGACGCCAAGCAGTTCTCGCGCCTCGGCATCACCGGCTACGGCTTCGCGCCGCTGCGGATGCCGGCCGGCCTCGACTACCAGGCGCTGTTCCACGGCGTCGACGAACGCGTGCCCGTGGACGCCCTGCACTTCGGCGTCCGCGTCCTCGACCACTATCTGCGGTCCGCATAG
- a CDS encoding M55 family metallopeptidase yields the protein MKILISADMEGATGVTWPADVLPGTPQWERCRAMFTSDVNAAVLGFFDGGADEVLINEAHWSMRNLLLERLDERARMLTGKHKSLSMVEGIQHGDVDAIAFVGYHTGAGTAGVLAHTYLANSITGVWLNGTRASEGLLNAQVAAEYGVPVVLVTGDDLTCADAEGYAPDARKVAVKDHVSRYAAVCRTPARTAGDIRDAARAAVPLARRTAPVEGGPFTVEIEFDAEHLSDAATVVPGVARTGERRVSYTSLTMYEGIRTFKAVTTIVSSAVEEQYG from the coding sequence GTGAAGATCCTCATCAGCGCCGACATGGAAGGCGCCACCGGAGTCACCTGGCCGGCCGACGTGCTGCCGGGCACGCCCCAGTGGGAGCGCTGCCGGGCGATGTTCACCTCCGACGTCAACGCGGCGGTGCTCGGGTTCTTCGACGGGGGCGCCGACGAAGTGCTCATCAACGAGGCGCACTGGTCCATGCGCAACCTGCTCCTGGAGCGGCTCGACGAGCGGGCCCGGATGCTCACCGGCAAGCACAAGTCGCTGTCCATGGTCGAGGGCATCCAGCACGGCGACGTCGACGCGATCGCTTTCGTGGGCTATCACACGGGCGCCGGCACGGCGGGTGTGCTCGCCCACACCTACCTCGCCAACTCCATCACCGGGGTGTGGCTCAACGGCACCCGCGCGAGCGAGGGGCTGCTCAACGCCCAGGTCGCCGCCGAGTACGGGGTGCCCGTCGTACTGGTCACCGGCGACGACCTGACCTGCGCCGACGCCGAGGGCTATGCGCCGGACGCCCGCAAGGTCGCCGTGAAGGACCATGTCTCGCGCTACGCGGCGGTGTGCCGCACCCCCGCCCGTACCGCGGGTGACATCCGGGACGCGGCCAGAGCCGCGGTACCGCTCGCGCGCCGCACGGCACCCGTGGAGGGCGGGCCGTTCACCGTGGAGATCGAGTTCGACGCCGAGCACCTCTCCGACGCGGCCACCGTGGTGCCAGGCGTGGCGCGTACGGGTGAACGCCGCGTTTCCTACACCAGTTTGACGATGTATGAGGGAATCCGCACGTTCAAGGCGGTCACCACGATCGTCTCGTCCGCGGTGGAGGAGCAGTATGGCTGA